AACACTTATAtttaaagatttattttatgcTCAACATCTATTTATAGAAAAGTATATACTAGCAATAGAAGCCAGACAGCTAGAATGTGCCTTTCAAGGCTTGAATTCatagaatatattttaatgaacaaggaaaaaagaaataaggtaATGCCAGGAAAAATAACTGCTCTCACCTCCGCATTTTCAACTTTGGCAAAAATCAGAGTTTTGTGAAGATTATGAGCTTCAAGAAAAGCCCTAAAGCTgtatatcaaaaatataaaaataaataaagatgagGGATTTTCTCaatgaaaagtaaaataaaaatacatatcagATACCAGCTATGCATAAGAATATGCATTTTATATCCATATATTCAAAGACAAATACAGATAAATCAGAACCTGAAATTGATGTGCACATTTTCTTAAAATGCTACAGATGTTAATCGGATagctaaaaatatttatattatttttagaaaatggGGATACCAATTAATATGGCAAGTAATATGATGCAATATTTTTAAAGTGCTTTAGAAACAAGCATCGAATATCTAGTAAGGGTTCATCACATCCACCATAAAGTAGAAAGCCTCAAGAATCTTCAATTGGAACTTGTAAAGAACATGGAAAGAAGGAAAAATCTAAATTTGGCTGTAAAAGAAGTGGAAACTGAGATCTACTCGACTCAGATTCAGCTGGACATTTCTACAGCCAGCTTTTTCATCTAAGCTGTTgacaagaaaacagaaaaataataatatccatttaagaattaaaaaacaatctCAATAATGTTACTACTGGATGATGAATATCTCTTCCTCTCTCACAAGACATCATGTCCACACCCTGTGAAGATggtataaaacaaaacaaacagtTGCTAAAAAGGAAAACCAGCACTAATCaagtcacaaaaattaaaagcttgGAAAGCACATAAATTTCCACCAATATAGTCTCCAGCTTAACAAGCTGGAGTCATCAATTCCCACCCTGACAGAGTATCAACTAGTGGTTGCTCTTCTCTTCCTACCTAAAGAGCGAGCTGCATCAGGTTTGCAGCATACATGTAAGGCAATATGGACATCAGCATCATTGTCTTTGCCAAGGGTCTAACTAAAAGGCCTATATTGATTTAAGTAGAATTCGTCATGATTATATTTTGCAGCACTGTGTTATTACTTGCATAAGAGTTGAGGCATATAATTAACCCAAGAGTGAGGGCTACAGCAAAGTGATGATTAAGTGAATTCATTTGTAGTCAAGCTTCCCGCACATGTTTTTGATATCAAATTGAAAATAAGCTTACCTCCGCACATCTTCAACGTGGCGAGTGTATGAAAGGGAAATGATATCAACTTCATTATGAAGACCCCAAGTAGATATAGCCTAGTAGAATCAAATAccagaataaatatttttaatcagttttattttttatttttatttcaagaaCAAAAGCTATCACAACTTCGAAAACGAACcaagaaaataattacaaaaccCAGTTGGATATCTTATAAAGACAAAAATCATTGGATGAactcaaaatcaaataaaacaggCTTTCCCTAAAAAGAATACTGAACAAATTATACACAATGGCCATCTTTTATTTTACTGCatcatggtttatccactttcatTTGAAGAAAAACTACTTGTCTAAATGGCAAATATGGTAGGATATGTTCATAGTAGTAAAATGGAATTTTTACTCACATACAATGAGTCTGGCTTTAAGTGGCCTTGACACAAGGAATTCAAGCAGAAAAGGAACTACTTAAATATTAGAGCAGAATATTCATCATcaaaaagaagtagaaaattAAGTTCTAAAacattgacaaaaatattttccaaTACAAAAATGACACTTGCTATACAGCTAAAGcttatgtatgtatgcatgcatgtaaaGCTAAATGAAACTTGCTCTACAGCTAAAAGCTTTGTGTGAGTGTGCGTATGCGTGTGTGAAGATGGGATATAGTGTGATCTTAAATAACTCATACAACCAGGCATATTCTCACCACGAAAACCGCTAACAAAACAGCAATACAAGTCTAATCAAAAATTCATTTAACATTTAGAAACTTCATATCATGCTGTATTCATGtcaaagaatatataatttttactgATATTCATCTTTCAAGTTGTGCATCTAAATAGTAACCAAAGTAATCAGGGTTACCTGCTTATCAGAGCTAGACAGGGTAGGCAAATCAATATGCACTTGCGATACATGCATTGTGAAAATGAAGCCTGCAAGTGTGGCACTGTTCTTCACTAGGCAGATTATGTCTTCACCATTAGTCTCAACCACctaaaaaacaaaatccaatagATGAACctatgaaaataaattcaaaatatccTTGACTCTAATAACAAATATTAAGCAAAACATCAATAGACTTCCTAACCTCAAGCCATACGGATGTTGTTTCACTTCCTGTGTAAAGGTATTGCCCAATAAAAATTGTGTCACCCTTTTTAACTGCCTGCAATAGATATAGAAAATTGCAAACAATCGGTTGAAGTGAATACAAGAAAAGAACAACCCATTTGATGCCATAGCTCAAGTATTCTGGGGCAGCTTGTCTAGACAATGCTCTGTCTATTTACACATCAGAAACTCTTCCAAAATCTATTTCAACCAAATTTAAAGAGATTTCTAGCACTTTATAGGGAAATCACAACTACTGGATTTGAAAATCAGATGTTATATTACGAGGCATAAACACATtactaaatattttcaaaagaaaaaccatgATTTTTGTCATGAAATAAGCAACCCACAATTTCTGGACAAGTGTCACAACCAGCAAGCATACCTTGGCAAGGCCAGAATAATTCACAGGTAAGACTTCAGCTGATGGAACTTTGGAAAGATCTGGAGTAATAACAACATTAGCATCGACtatcaactcaattggatttccattttcattgaaaacctgAAGTTCTGGGCCCATAGTATCTAGCATAACCTGAAAAGTAAGGAATTAGAAGTACTCAAAGATGACTTCATCAGCATTAACATAAACCACAATTTTAATCCATTCCAAAATAAGCGATCACTGATTACAAATACGGCAATGCAAGttctcacaaaataaataattaattacaagcaGATCTATTCTCAACAATATTTTCCATACAAAATTAATTCCTGACAATACAGAAATTTAGCAATTGTTAAAGTAGTAAGATGATACTAGAAAggaatcataaaaaataatacaatactCCTCACTTGGATGTTTCAAATCACAAGTATTTTTCTCTAAATGCAAATCAAGATTCCTGAAATTTGCATAAATGAATTCTCTTCACCTTCATACATGGCTGTTgttatttgtataaaaatatgttgctgtatttaataaaaaatttatcaccATTGAATTGAGTCCAAATGCACCATATAAAAGGAACCATTAAAGTAGCTTTGGTCTTATGACAGAGTATAAAGAACTTTTAACAGCATAATGTTCTCCTCTCTTCTTAAAATAGACAGGCATTGCTATGGTGACACTTGAACAATGAATCTGATTCCCAAGAGTAGCAACTGACaagcatcaaattttaattgaaaaatcagGAATCATTGAGGGAGCAGAATAACTTACAGCACATAACTTCTTCACATTCTCCGAAGCTGTTCTTAAGTTATCAAGAGTCTCTTGATGGTAATCCGCATTTaaccaagaaaaatcaaagcGAGCAACTGCGACATCCAAAATATAGGaaaatttttatacaaatatatatacggtcataaaacattaatattttggcAATTTTGCATCAGTAGTAGCACGGCAAAGAGATGCATTTATTAAAGCAAAAAATGTGGGTTTTCACCATAATAGATCCAACAACATGTCAGCCACTTCACACATATATGTTACCTTTTCTAACAATCTCCAGCATATACTTGATTCAAGGGCCATGAGTGCAAATACACGGAATATTTAAGGAGGCATCATATtcaaagaaaaacttaaaaagTAATCAACTTTCAAGTGCACGCATAGAGATTCTATTCTTCCAAACCTGACATCCCAGCTGTTAAGCACGCCTCAATCACTTCCACAGAACGTGATTTCGGCCCCAGAGTCCCAACAATTTTGGTGAGCGACGAGAAAAACCCCTGCGATTTCCAAAAATCACATAAGCATTTTACAAATCTCAATGCTCCCGATCAAGTTATTCTCAAATTCACCTCtcataaaaccaaaaatcatATCTATAAtaaatccaaacaccaaaatacctaaaaaatgataaatttgagaaagaaaaaccagaaaaaaggaaaaagaaattgatctCACAGGCTTCAAGGACTTGAGAA
This portion of the Dioscorea cayenensis subsp. rotundata cultivar TDr96_F1 unplaced genomic scaffold, TDr96_F1_v2_PseudoChromosome.rev07_lg8_w22 25.fasta BLBR01000587.1, whole genome shotgun sequence genome encodes:
- the LOC120254707 gene encoding pyruvate kinase 2, cytosolic-like, with the translated sequence MLIDELRWLASVLKSLKPGFFSSLTKIVGTLGPKSRSVEVIEACLTAGMSVARFDFSWLNADYHQETLDNLRTASENVKKLCAVMLDTMGPELQVFNENGNPIELIVDANVVITPDLSKVPSAEVLPVNYSGLAKAVKKGDTIFIGQYLYTGSETTSVWLEVVETNGEDIICLVKNSATLAGFIFTMHVSQVHIDLPTLSSSDKQAISTWGLHNEVDIISLSYTRHVEDVRSFRAFLEAHNLHKTLIFAKVENAE